From the genome of Arvicola amphibius chromosome 9, mArvAmp1.2, whole genome shotgun sequence:
GAGAGAAGGCAGTCAGGCTGGGTAAGCGGACACTGGGCTCAGCACCTACTAGCATAGCTTCAGAGGGGCAAACAGAGGAACGGGCAGTGAAGCTATGCTAGTAAGCGCTGTTATGGCCAGACGTGGTGGCGTCCGCTCtctatcccagcatttggaggtaGAGGCGGGCAGATTTCTATGGGTTCAAGTCAAGACTGCTGAGTAGGAGTGTGAGGACCACTACACTGGCTTCCCTCCAGCTACCTCACCCCCAACTCACCCTCAGCATCCTGAAAGGCAGCGTCAATCTCAGAAGGTACCCCTCGCCAGTCAGTGGCACGTCGGGGCACAGGATTGTCTACACGTTGGGTTCTGGGGTGGAAACGCCAATAGTCTCCACCTCGGAAGAAGTAGATCTTGTTCTTCTCGGGACCCCAGACCAGGGCAGCATGGACCAGGGACCCCTGCAGGCCCAGCTCGGAGAGTGGTGCAGGGCCTAGGAATGGCTTCTCACCATCGTATACCCAGTACTGAGCACCTGCCAGAGAGAAgatgctgccaggagctgccAAGCCACCACTGCCATGCCCAACCAATGTAGATCTGCTTGGCCACCACCGGGGACTCTCCCagcctgtttcttttgtttgcaaAACACTGCTGGCTAACAGTGCCTTCCCAGCCACCCACCGACAGTACCCTACAAGGGATGTGAGAATCAGCTGGGATGAGCTGGGTTGAGAAGAAAGATAAGCTTGGGTTCAATAAGCCCAAGTTAAGGTTATTCTGGTCAACAGAGGGCTGCCCACTGAGGATGTCTGCTGACCACTCTGCGTCCCAGCCCACCTGTAACAGGCCCCTTGGCAGCCTTGGAATGCCTGTACAGGGTTCCCACGCCTCACTTGTTTATGAAGTCCTGCCACCTGGAAGGTTCTAGGTTGTCATATTTGCCAGATGAGAGTTGAAATCACAGGCTCCAGGGTCACTATGCCTAGATCCTGCTCTGCCTTTTCCAAGCTTCCCACCTTACCTGAGTCATTCTGCCTCTGAGCCTAAGTCCTCATTTCTAAAGCCCCACCCCGCATGGTGGCTTTAGGGGTTGAATACATCAGCATACAGCTGCAGCAAGCAAGACCTTCGGTGCTACTCAGATCTGCCACCTCTGGGAGACTCTCCGCTGTGCCCAAGAAGTGAGCCCCACTCTCCCTTGGCTTTAATTCTGCAGGGCACTGTCTCCCTACCCACTGTGTCCCTGAGTCCTCTTGTCACTGACTTCCAAGTCCCACTCACCTTGGAAGAACCAAATATGACCCTGGGCATCCTCAAAAGCTGCATCCACGGGGTTGGGCAATCCTTGCCAGTGCcgagaggccagagcaggataCCCAGGCTGCAGTTGCCCACTGCGCAGCCTCCACACAAAGCCTGCTTTGAAGAAGAAGAGCTCGCCTCGGATGGTGGAAACTGCATCAAAGGAAGTCTCACAGACATCCGGTGGGGTTTCCGGCTACGGGGGGGATAGAGGAGCCAGAAAAGAGCACATACTGGAGCCATAAGGCCAGCCGGGGTGCGAAGGGAACAGGGCCAGTCTTACCTCCATCTTCCCACCCACCTCAATCTTACCTCCAGCAGTGCAATCTCGTTGGTATCTACCCCAACCTGGGAGCCCAAGGCTGGGGCGTGGGAGGTTGGGGCCGGCTGACGCCGGCCATAGAGGTGCTGGATGCCCCTTCGGTCATCTGGGCTGAGGCTCAGTGGGTATCGGAAGGTGTAGAAAGGGGACATGAGGGCCTTAGCTGCTGTGGTGTGTTGCAGCCCCAGAACATGGCCAAATTCATGAGCTGCCACTTGTAGCAGGTCTGTGCCTGGAAAGGGGGTGGTGAGTTAGCAACCTCCACCTCCAGCTGCCAGTTGCCAAATTATTCTCTAGACCCCAGCTTAAGGGCTCCCTAGTTCCTCATCTGGAAGATGGGTCTCCAGCACATACCCTGGTTGTCCCCAATAGTCCAAGTTTCATCATAGTCAAAGTGAACATCTCCTTCTCGGTGGGTCTTGGGGAAGAAAGCATGGGCCAGGATGCCCCCAGGCCCATCAAATGGCAAGTTGTCCCCATGCCAGTACCTGGGGGTGGCGGTGGGGGTAGGGAAGAACAGTTAGAGACTGTGGACAACGGGATGTGTTCCCAGAAAGGTCCCAGGCCACAGGTTTCACCTGGTGAAGTCAATCATGATGTCAGCGCGTCCCTCATGCACCTCGGTGAAAGTGAGCGGTGTCACCTCACTCCATACCTGGAGGGCCTCTGCCACCGTCTGCCGTACCTGCTCCCTTACAAGCTGCCATGGGAACCGGAGGATcctggggggaggtggaggggccTGGGCATGGGGCAAGGAAGCCCCTGAGGACTGAGGAGTCAAGCTTCCCCTAGAGCTGAGTGTGGTGACCcatgcctttcttcccagcactggagaagctgaggcaggaggatttctgtgagtctgaggctattTGGGCTATTaggtgagagcctgtctcacCACCTCCCCATAAGAAAGAAGTGTTGCCTCTGGATGATCAGTGGGTGTGTGCACTCAGAGCTTCATCCAGGAGTGCCCTGGGTCTCAGGTTTAGGGAACCGTTTCTAGACGTGGGTTCGCCTTTATATGGGGttgtatatattttgatatacTACACACTGAGTGGAAAGATACATGGCCAGGGGTCCCAAGACTTCAGAGTACAACTCACTGTGAGGAGCCTTGTACTGGAACTTGGTTCCCCCACCAGGGAATTCTGCACCCCTATCCCAGTTCCAATGCCATATGACCCTAGACCACTGTCTCTCAGGCTAAGTCTCGGCTTCCTCACCATCTGCCGAAGGATCTCCTAGGTCACCAACAAGCAGTCCATTACTTGTGTCCACCTTCAAAAGACCCGAGTTGTAATTGGTAGATTTGAACAATCTAACAGGGTTGTGGCTCTGTCCCATTCACTACTGGTCCCAGACTTGAGCCTGCTAAAGCCTGTCTGAAAGTCTAAAATCTTCCCCCAGGCAGGCACTGAGGTTCTTCTAGGCCCTGGCCTGGCTTACCTAACAATAGCATCATATTCTGCACGTGTCTAGACCAAGGTTTCAGGTTATCGGTTCATGAATGGCTGGGGGAGGAGGGTCAGTGGGCATGAAGGTCTGTGAGCTGTGTGAATGTGGCCTTGGGCATCTCGGGATGAAGGTGTAAGGATAACATGCAGTCCTGTTCCCCTGCCCTCTGGTCCCTACCTATAGGTGAGGTCTGTCTTCTCCCAGCGCCCTCCTGACAGCACGAAGCGCTTCTGTCGGTTTCGGGCATTCAGCACATCAGGTGGGTCAGGCACACCACATCGTGGAAGTCTGGAGCCACCAGCAGGACTAGGGGCCCAATGGGAGGATGGGGCAGATGTCAAGCTATTAGGCAGAGCTGCCTGTGGGAGCTGTGGCCCTCTCTTCCCGGGGCGGTGACGGTAGCTATCCTGGGCAAGAAAAACGACGCAAGAATCAAGTCAGCTCGGATTCCCCAGGGCCTAAGGTTTGACTGAGATGTGGTTCTTCAGCGCAGCATGCTTAGCCTACTGAATTGCTGGGCAAATGGAGGAGCCGGAAGGTGTGCTGGCACAGGGCTGGGTCCACTGCCCTTAGGTTGAGCCTCTGATTTCCTGATACTTGTTCCAAGGCATCgagctttctcctcttcctcctgccctgcTGGAGGGGCCCTGGCCTGTCTGTCACCAGCTCCTGATGACCAGGTTAAGGAGGTGTAGATGGGAACACATTGAAGCTAGGGGAACATGAGCCCTGAAGCCCTAACTGCATTCTCCAAACACACCCCGGAAGCTCCTGAGGATGCTCCTATGACCCTCCCCCAGCATGGAGGGGCTACAGCCTGCAGTGTTGCCCTGGAATGGCTTACCTAACAAATGGGACAAGAATCCCAGTAAATGCGTCTTGGAGAACACAAGGCGAGGCACGCTGGGCACTTAGCGAGACCTTGGGCACCAGGTCACTGAGGTCAGATTGCCCTTTTGATGGTATACTTaggggtgctggcaattgaattCAGGGTTGACTGTGCTCTACTACTGAGAGACACCCCATCCATGTGAGGTTCCAGTTCTAGTAGAGGCACTTTTGCTCACACCCTGCCAGATCTGCGATCTCCTGCCCCTTTGATGCAGGGAGGGTAGGGACCAGTTCCTACCCTGTCAGTGTCTCGGCAACCGTGACCAGAGCTGCGTTTTCCCACATTTCCCCcatattctccccccccccccccccgggcgaGATGACAATTCTCTTCTTTGGGAAAGTAATGAAGCATCTGCTGCCTCCCGGGTAATTTGCACAGGTAATCACTGAAACTCCACCTGGGTACTCCAAAGTGTCACAGTGAAGATGTGGGCCTGGTTTTTCTATATGACGAGCCACAAGGGCCTATCCAACCTGGCAAGGGGGAGAGATAGATTCTCCTATgcagctcttttttaaaattttatttattatgtatatagtgttctgggcaccagatctcattatagatgggtgtgaaccattgtgtggttgctgggaattgaactcaggacctctaggacagcagcagtcagttctcttaacctctgatccatctctccagcctctgagccatctctccagccccctatgcaGCTCTTACAGACAGTCTAGTGACCCTCTCAAAGAATGGCAGGGTGTTGTCATTCCCCAGGAGCCCCTCCCAGCTCAAAGTCTAGCCTGTCAGCCTGGTGTCTTTTCTTTGCCACCCAGTAAGGCTGGCACAGCAGCCATGAGAGGACAAAAGGTAAAGGACACAACCCTTCCCATCTCCACCACTTCCTTCCCTGAGAGACACCAAAGTCATGGCCAGAAGCTGTGAGCTTCTGAATTCTATCACTGGTGACCCGGACACTGTCTTTGCTGAGCTTCAACGTCTCCATCTTTCAGACGGCAGTAATgccagaaggagctgagaggcaCCCTGTAAACCCAGCAGCTGCATCTTACCCGGAGAGGTCCTTCCCAGACTCTACCCCTTTAGGCCCTGTACTCCCACACTGGGGAATCTCTTCTTCCCAAATTCTCAGTCCTCTCAGGACTCCTGGGATCCAAAGAGCTAGACTGGTAAGCTCAGAGAACCCCTGGCCTCACCTATAGCTCTGGAGAGTTTTGGGGGGAGCAGTCATTATTCTAATTTTATCCTAAATACCCAATATCCCAGAGCATGGAACAGAGTCCAGAGAAGTTAAAGACTTAGCCCAGGATCACACAGCAAGCCAGACGAGAGCTGGGCTCAGACCTGGGGCTGATGCTTCTCAGAACTCACCGGCTCGCCACCAGCTTGGCTCCTCTCCAGGACTCACATTCCTAAGAAGCACTTCTGTTTCTAGTGCAGTCCCTCTTTCTCAGTTAGCAGCCTTCCTTTGGCCTGCCCTGTGGAGGGGCCTAACTCACTCTGCCTCACCCTCCTCCGGCCTGGCAATCCACAGCCTCAGACATACTCAAGGGACTCTTGGCTGACCCGGTCTCCTGACACAGCTCAGACACCCAAGGTCAGTCCTGGGAGTACCGCCCAATCCAGTCCATGGGAGGAACCTAGTGGAAGGACCCCAGACTAGGAAGCCACTGGGGAAGACCAGGATGGTGGTGTTCCTTCCTGAACCTCAGTTTGCTTTTGAATTAATGGGGATGGTGCTGGTCTGTAGGAGGCAACCTTGTGAGGCAGTCACTTGGTTAGGCTGTGCTGAGGCAGGGGAGCATCAGAGAAGGCAAGGAAATAGCCCAAGTCACACACCCAACTGGTACAGACTTCATCCTTGAGCTTCTAattaccccctccccacccctcccccactggctCCAGAAGGGAAGGCAGTTTCCCTGGCCACTAGGTTGTGGGGCTTTCAACAACTCAGAAAGCTGGGGGCTGGGctgaataaatatttacagaattCTTTTGACCCTGCTGATGGACGTCTAGGGATAAAAACACTAGAGGTGACCCTCTCTGTGAGTCTCTAGAGTGACAGTTCCTCAGCTGAGACCCTATCCCGTGCAAGCATCAGAGTGGCTACAGCtaacagctaacaactgtctctcCAGTGTGCCTGGCCTTGCCTCGTTTTATCCTAAATGCCCAACAGTAGACATTGGTGCTCCCTACTGCTTTGTCCCCTTTATAGATCAAGGGGTCAGGGGGAGGGCATTCACGCAAGGTTTCATGGTTCAGAAATCTCTCCAATTCCCAAATGCATGAATCCAATCCAAGGCAGTGGTGGGGGTAGAGGTTCGGGGGTCAGGGGTGTTAGCGACTTTGCTCCAAGTTCTAGGGCAGGGAAATTCATACTCTGCCTAAAGGGCTCCTGATCCACGATCTCCTTCCATACCCAACCCCCTTTCCAAATCCTTTTCCTCCCAAGGCCAGTGTGGCTGGACCAAGGGACAGTCCCAGGACACCTGCCTGTCTCTCAtacctttctcccaacattcttTGAGCTGGCTGGCAGCAGGGTACTGTAGGTCCCTGCTGAAGCCCCAGCCCAGCTACTGTGACAGGTGCCTCAAAGACCACCCTGGAGGAAGGATGTAACCACTGGGAATCCCTCTTCTCCTTTTGCCTTTCTCTgcaccccttttctttctccgTGTTTTTTGTTCCGAGTGTCTACGGCACTCAGTTTCAGTGCCCCCTCTTATTCTGATTGCCACCTGAAGCTCATACACACTGTCTCTCTCAGGTGCATTCTTTGTTGGCCCCAAGTCTCCCAAACTTGCCTCCTGCAGGTTGGGGCACCTCTCTCAACTTGGGCCCCATTTTCTCCTTGCCTAGCTCTTCCTTTATTCTTCATCCACTGTACATACCTTGCAGGGGTGCTCACCGGAGACTGCCACTCCCAGACCTCCCCCCTAGACTTGCTTGGCTTCCTTCCTGTGATGAACAAGGGACCCTGGTACCCACTCCCTTTGCTGCCTCTACCAACACACACTCCTGCATccctggctggggctggagaagcaGGTCCCCAAGCTGAGTCCAGCTCACAGTCTCACTTAACCAGTCTCATAGCCTCTACCTGCACACCGCCAGCAACGGGAAGCTCATTATCAAAGCCAGAGAGACCCAAAAGGCATTTCGGGGACCGATTGTGCTAGGGTAGCCAGGACGCTCTATGGGTCAAGCTCAACCAGTGGGCCCAGCCCGCGTGCCCAGCCCTCCCTCGGGGAGGAGCGGCGGGCACTCACCGGTGGCCTGGGCCGGGCCATCAGCGGCGGCggcaggaggagcagcagcaacagcagcagcagaggcagctggagcaggagggCGCGCGAGATCGCGCGGAGGAGACAGGCGGCCCGTGCCATCCGCCCCGGGGCTGCTGGGCCTGCTGGGCCGCGCCGGGCCGCCGCCCCTTATAGTGTTCGCCCCGCCCCCGCCGGCGCCGGGACCGCACCCCCCCACCGCTCCGCCTTCCCCTGCCTTTTGTTCTAAACTCAACCGGCCAGCCGTCCCGGCCTAGGTTTGGGAGGAGTGCCTTGAGGGGCTGGACCCCTTAGACCTGGTGAGAGCTGGTGAGATATTATTCCTCCTGCTCTCCAACCCCACTTTCGGAAGTCTCATCCTCTGCCAGGTCTCCATGCTGGCTTGACCTCTGTCTGACTTTTTTAGCCTGTGACAGGTGGTCAAATCCCCCATCCCCACAGTCCTAACCAATCCACTAGGAAGGTGGCACAATAGCTCCTGCGGGGAACCGGCTATTGAAATACGACCTCTGGAGAAactaagccatgtggcagaaGTTGGCTAGCCCCTCACCTTAAAACAAACCAGAGGTGAGcacccgggcggtggtggcacacgcctttaatcccagcactcgggaggcagaggcatgtggatctctgtgagtttaaggccagcctggactacaagagctagctccaggacagctaaaactgttatgcagagaaaccctgtctcagaaaacaaaaacaaaaacaaaacagagacaggGTCTAGAAAGAAagatcagtgattaagagcaacAAGCATTCTTGCAGAGAACCGGGGTCCCATTCCTAACCCCACCCGGTGGCTATCCTAGAATCTGATGGCTTCTTCGGATCTCCAAGGATCCTAGGCACACACTGATGCACGCACAACAATAGCAGACCAGAGACAATTGCTGAGGATCTTGGCGGGAGATCCTGTACTAGCAGACAAATGGGTCAGAtgcctgggaggagggaagcGTAAGAGGATGTCTGAGTGGGGCACTGGAGGCCCAGGTTGTTCCCTGGCTCAGGCCCTGGCCAATGGGCTTTTCCTGACCAGTCAGGTCAGCCATCTGAGACATGAAGGACAGAATCAAAGGTGAGAGTGGGGTTCACATGCTGGAAAGGTTCATCCACTGTCACCTCTGCAGGGGGTGCCCAACTGGGCAGGCAgactttcctttgggccaccagctaGCTCACAACCTACAACactgaggcttattattaattatgaaagttcggcctacagcttaggcttgttcctagcTCTATCccataacttaaatgaacccatttatattaatctatgttctgtcctGTGGAGTTTCCTCTCTTACATCTTGcatctcctgtttcctttctggatCTCCTCtgtgcctagatttctcctcctcctcctcctttctctcccctgaaATCTCCGCtgtatctcctgcctagctattggccattcaactttttattacaccaatcgcagcaaatacatcttcacacagtgtacaaaccCTCATGATGACAAGGGGCCTCTTCTGGCAAACTTTCAAAGCTAAGATTCAGGCAGGCAGAAGCCTGAGATGCTGCAAAGTGGGGACCAGAAAGCACTGCATTTTACTTGGTCTTCTGCAATCTATAAAAAGCCTCACCTTTTAATGGCtggcatttctttcatttttccctcctcttttcctgtctgtccccactttttctctttttccttcttccctccctctctcctccctccctcccttccttcctgtctttctttcatgACAGATTCTCCTATGCATACAtgaagcccaggcaggcctccagTTTAAGATTCTGCTCTTAGCTTATCTGAATACTGGGATTGCAAGCACATATCGTCCCGTCTAGACTTTCAAGGTCTGGCTCAGCCTCATTGTAGCAATATTGGTCAAGAAATCACGAAATGGTCAGGCTGTGGTTGCTcatgccttgaatcccaacacttgggagatagagacagatggatctcagtgaattcgaggccagcctgatctacagagctagttccaggacacccagggctacacagaaaaagcttgtcttgaaaaacaaaacaacaaaagaaagaaagaaatcatgataTGGATGAGGTATTCATACATTTTCGGATACATATGAAAGCATAGCACTTTAAAAGCaaactggtgctggagagatggctcagaggttaagagcactggctgctttttcagaggtcctgagttcaattcccagcaaccacacagtggcttataacca
Proteins encoded in this window:
- the Mmp11 gene encoding stromelysin-3; this encodes MARAACLLRAISRALLLQLPLLLLLLLLLLPPPLMARPRPPDSYRHRPGKRGPQLPQAALPNSLTSAPSSHWAPSPAGGSRLPRCGVPDPPDVLNARNRQKRFVLSGGRWEKTDLTYRILRFPWQLVREQVRQTVAEALQVWSEVTPLTFTEVHEGRADIMIDFTRYWHGDNLPFDGPGGILAHAFFPKTHREGDVHFDYDETWTIGDNQGTDLLQVAAHEFGHVLGLQHTTAAKALMSPFYTFRYPLSLSPDDRRGIQHLYGRRQPAPTSHAPALGSQVGVDTNEIALLEPETPPDVCETSFDAVSTIRGELFFFKAGFVWRLRSGQLQPGYPALASRHWQGLPNPVDAAFEDAQGHIWFFQGAQYWVYDGEKPFLGPAPLSELGLQGSLVHAALVWGPEKNKIYFFRGGDYWRFHPRTQRVDNPVPRRATDWRGVPSEIDAAFQDAEGYAYFLRGHLYWKFDPVKVKVLEGFPRLIGPDFFDCAEPANTFR